A genomic window from Streptomyces sp. HUAS YS2 includes:
- a CDS encoding iron chelate uptake ABC transporter family permease subunit: protein MVDSPSRASAEPVAVVQESTRRQMRRAVGLGVGVGILLLVCVLSIMVGAKPVPVGDVWHGLFQNSGVGNDVIVHDVRVPRTLLGLLVGVALGLSGAVMQGLTRNPLAEPGLLGVNAGAAAAVVSAIAFLGVSDVGDFVWFAFAGAAVVSVVVYVLGGSRSATPVRLALAGTAATAALYGYVNAVQLLNSAALDQLRFWTVGSLASADMATVRRVAPFILLGVVIALLIARPLNAMEMGDDTARALGANLNRTRLLAMLAVTLMCGAATAACGPIVFIGLMVPYLVRAITGPDMRWILPYAAVLSPVLLLGSDIVGRIVARPSELQVGIVTALVGGPVFIHLVRRKRMAKL, encoded by the coding sequence TTGGTCGACAGTCCCTCCCGTGCGAGCGCGGAACCGGTTGCCGTCGTCCAGGAATCGACGCGCCGTCAGATGAGGCGGGCCGTCGGACTGGGCGTTGGGGTCGGGATCCTGCTGCTGGTCTGTGTCCTGAGCATCATGGTCGGCGCCAAACCGGTGCCGGTCGGCGATGTCTGGCACGGACTGTTCCAGAACAGCGGCGTCGGCAACGACGTCATCGTCCACGACGTGCGTGTGCCACGCACCCTCCTCGGGCTGCTCGTCGGCGTCGCCCTCGGGCTGTCCGGCGCCGTGATGCAGGGGCTCACCCGCAACCCGCTCGCCGAGCCCGGACTGCTCGGCGTCAACGCCGGCGCCGCCGCGGCCGTCGTCTCCGCGATCGCGTTCCTCGGGGTCTCCGACGTCGGCGACTTCGTCTGGTTCGCCTTCGCCGGAGCCGCTGTGGTGTCCGTCGTCGTGTACGTGCTCGGCGGCAGCCGCAGCGCCACCCCCGTACGCCTCGCCCTCGCCGGCACCGCCGCGACCGCAGCGCTGTACGGGTACGTCAACGCCGTCCAGCTGCTCAACTCCGCGGCGCTCGACCAGCTCCGCTTCTGGACCGTCGGCTCGCTCGCCTCCGCCGACATGGCGACCGTCCGGCGCGTCGCGCCGTTCATCCTCCTCGGCGTCGTCATCGCGCTGCTGATCGCCCGGCCGCTCAACGCCATGGAGATGGGCGACGACACGGCCCGCGCGCTCGGCGCGAACCTCAACCGCACCCGCCTCCTCGCGATGCTCGCCGTCACCCTCATGTGCGGCGCCGCGACCGCCGCCTGCGGGCCGATCGTGTTCATCGGGCTGATGGTCCCGTACCTCGTCCGTGCGATCACCGGCCCGGACATGCGGTGGATCCTGCCGTACGCCGCCGTCCTCTCGCCCGTCCTCCTGTTGGGCTCCGACATCGTCGGTCGGATCGTCGCGCGCCCCTCCGAACTCCAGGTCGGGATCGTCACCGCGCTCGTCGGCGGGCCCGTCTTCATCCACCTCGTCCGCCGCAAGAGGATGGCCAAGCTGTGA
- a CDS encoding FecCD family ABC transporter permease, translating to MRTAGGISLRYEPRAVVSALALLVLALAAAVVLIGTGDFPIAPGDVVATLLGDGTAVQEFAVMELRLPRVLVAVLVGVSLGMGGAVFQSVSRNPLGSPDVIGFGQGATVGALSVIVLFQGDATAAAAGAVVGGLVTGAVIYLLAWKRGVHGYRLVLVGIGAAAMLTAVIHYLITKASLVDATRATVWMTGSLDGRDWAQFWPLFWVCCVLLPVVLGHGRALRMLEMGDDAAYALGVGVERTRVVLMASAVVLVSVATAAAGPIVFVSLSAPQLARRLTRSPGPNLAASALMGAVLLLVADWTATQAFGDRQLPVGVVTGVLGGCYLLWLLVTERKAGRI from the coding sequence ATGCGGACCGCCGGCGGGATCTCCCTGCGGTACGAGCCGCGGGCCGTCGTCTCCGCACTCGCGCTGCTCGTCCTCGCGCTCGCCGCCGCGGTCGTCCTCATCGGCACCGGCGACTTCCCCATCGCCCCCGGCGACGTCGTCGCCACGCTGCTCGGCGACGGCACCGCCGTCCAGGAGTTCGCGGTCATGGAACTGCGGCTGCCCCGCGTCCTCGTCGCCGTGTTGGTCGGCGTCTCGCTCGGCATGGGCGGCGCCGTCTTCCAGTCGGTCTCGCGCAACCCGCTCGGCAGCCCCGACGTCATCGGCTTCGGGCAGGGCGCGACCGTCGGCGCGCTCTCCGTCATCGTGCTCTTCCAGGGCGACGCGACCGCCGCCGCGGCCGGGGCGGTCGTCGGCGGTCTGGTCACCGGCGCGGTGATCTACCTCCTCGCCTGGAAGCGCGGCGTGCACGGCTACCGGCTGGTCCTCGTCGGCATCGGCGCGGCGGCCATGCTGACCGCCGTCATCCACTACCTCATCACCAAGGCCAGCCTCGTGGACGCGACCCGCGCCACGGTGTGGATGACCGGCTCCCTCGACGGCCGCGACTGGGCCCAATTCTGGCCGCTGTTCTGGGTCTGCTGCGTGCTGCTGCCGGTCGTGCTCGGCCACGGCCGCGCGCTGCGCATGCTGGAGATGGGCGACGACGCCGCGTACGCGCTGGGCGTCGGCGTCGAGCGGACCCGCGTCGTGCTGATGGCCTCCGCCGTGGTGCTGGTCTCCGTGGCCACGGCCGCGGCGGGCCCCATCGTCTTCGTCTCGCTGAGCGCGCCCCAGCTGGCCCGCCGCCTCACGCGCTCCCCGGGACCCAACCTCGCGGCATCCGCCCTCATGGGCGCGGTGCTGCTGCTGGTCGCCGACTGGACGGCCACGCAGGCGTTCGGCGACCGCCAGCTCCCCGTCGGCGTCGTCACGGGCGTCCTCGGCGGCTGCTATCTGCTGTGGCTGCTCGTCACCGAGCGCAAGGCGGGACGGATATGA